The Methanoplanus sp. FWC-SCC4 genome has a window encoding:
- a CDS encoding FHA domain-containing protein translates to MSEDEDPKTIFIESDDEFFEELSDYLDALSNPTRLKILKSIEKKPKDVREISYDIGISYENTKKHIQKLHLAGVIKKETGLSGRKSKGVHPVWKYSIMPGGLDSIFKNLQIFGDINLIPNSQVFENKIKDLKAKLSEELTTENPVIFIVGGPEDGTAYPINAGKIRIGRSNSDQTYLQEKGDIVFSEFYGAVSRITKPHCYIHKEASSWYIEDVASTGGTYLNDKLLEKEIRYELSDGDVIELSRGARSGRFIFSNPKSE, encoded by the coding sequence ATGTCTGAAGATGAAGATCCAAAAACAATTTTTATTGAAAGTGATGATGAGTTTTTCGAAGAACTTTCAGACTACCTTGATGCATTATCAAACCCGACAAGACTTAAAATTTTAAAGTCTATCGAAAAAAAGCCAAAAGATGTCAGGGAGATATCTTACGATATCGGAATAAGCTATGAAAATACAAAAAAACATATTCAAAAACTTCATCTTGCAGGAGTTATCAAAAAGGAAACCGGTCTTTCAGGGAGGAAATCAAAAGGAGTCCACCCCGTATGGAAATATTCCATTATGCCAGGAGGTCTGGACTCAATTTTTAAAAATCTTCAGATCTTCGGGGACATAAATCTAATACCGAATAGCCAGGTTTTCGAAAATAAAATTAAAGATCTTAAGGCAAAACTCTCCGAAGAGTTAACAACGGAAAATCCAGTAATATTCATAGTGGGAGGGCCTGAAGATGGAACAGCATATCCAATAAATGCCGGAAAAATAAGAATAGGGCGTTCCAATTCAGATCAGACATATCTGCAGGAAAAAGGAGACATTGTATTTTCGGAATTTTACGGGGCGGTATCAAGAATTACAAAGCCTCATTGCTATATCCACAAAGAAGCCAGTTCATGGTATATTGAAGACGTGGCAAGTACTGGCGGCACTTATCTGAATGATAAACTCCTCGAAAAGGAAATCCGTTATGAATTATCTGACGGAGATGTCATAGAACTCTCCAGAGGCGCAAGAAGCGGCAGATTCATTTTTTCAAATCCCAAATCAGAATAA
- a CDS encoding serine/threonine-protein kinase, whose amino-acid sequence MTILALAVIPVSAEESVDNYGFSVKMDNNSLNITSSDDDYQKYMQNFSSNILLLVILCLSGVFLYAINALGNKYSSRFRYKERFSLRVFLIPVYSIMGILLLISSLFSIASVGTVSDTTENSIMFMYSLMLFLYAITSIWMAYSIVKKKPYIFILIFEIAIPVLIQILFIGDGYKDSLELASDAGITFILLMIPVIHTRMLELKPEYKLKNKKISDEDKNKTLTIDKNEAAILMQTKKSNYLPAELTERYMDARYIKRGGTARVFFAKTRDTGKTVAVKIPISFDERTGRSFLKEMNIWEELSHENIVRVFSVNILPVPYVEMEYFKNSLADVSKPVEPDFALKIIKGIAEGLSYAHNAGIIHRDIKPQNILLSDENIPKITDWGLGKILGDSAETRTLAFSLNYAAPEQVAPKTFGRSDNRTDIFQLGILFYELMTGSLPFSGEGIGEFSNAIINDNPKKPSQINPEAKKFDRIILKCLHKNPDERYQTINDLIRDLDKLK is encoded by the coding sequence TTGACAATACTAGCACTGGCTGTCATTCCCGTATCTGCAGAAGAAAGTGTCGATAATTACGGATTTTCAGTTAAGATGGACAACAATTCTCTAAACATTACCTCTTCGGATGATGATTACCAGAAATATATGCAGAACTTTAGTTCAAACATACTTCTTCTGGTCATTTTATGTCTCTCAGGAGTATTCCTATACGCAATAAATGCTCTGGGAAATAAATATTCATCAAGATTCAGATATAAAGAAAGATTTTCCCTGAGGGTTTTTTTAATACCTGTCTATTCCATAATGGGAATATTATTGCTGATATCATCGCTTTTTTCAATAGCTTCAGTCGGAACGGTCAGTGATACAACAGAGAATTCTATAATGTTTATGTATTCCCTGATGCTCTTTTTATATGCCATAACTTCGATATGGATGGCATATTCAATTGTCAAAAAAAAGCCGTATATTTTCATATTAATTTTTGAAATAGCAATTCCTGTACTAATCCAGATTTTATTCATAGGAGACGGATACAAAGATTCTCTCGAACTTGCATCAGATGCAGGTATAACCTTCATTTTACTAATGATTCCTGTAATTCACACAAGAATGCTGGAATTAAAACCAGAGTACAAACTAAAAAATAAAAAAATCAGTGATGAGGACAAAAACAAAACACTGACAATTGATAAAAACGAAGCCGCAATATTAATGCAGACAAAAAAAAGCAATTACCTGCCTGCCGAATTAACCGAAAGATACATGGATGCCAGATACATCAAAAGAGGAGGAACCGCAAGAGTATTTTTTGCTAAAACAAGAGATACCGGAAAGACTGTTGCGGTGAAAATCCCGATAAGCTTTGATGAAAGAACAGGGCGAAGCTTTCTAAAAGAGATGAATATATGGGAAGAACTATCTCATGAAAATATTGTAAGGGTATTTTCAGTAAACATACTTCCTGTCCCTTATGTAGAGATGGAATACTTCAAAAATTCCCTTGCTGACGTTTCAAAACCGGTTGAACCTGATTTTGCACTTAAAATAATAAAAGGAATTGCAGAAGGCCTCTCTTATGCACATAATGCAGGAATTATCCACAGAGACATCAAGCCTCAGAATATTCTGTTGTCTGATGAAAACATTCCAAAAATCACCGACTGGGGCCTTGGTAAAATTCTGGGAGATTCTGCCGAGACAAGAACACTTGCTTTCTCACTGAATTATGCCGCTCCGGAACAGGTAGCTCCAAAAACATTTGGAAGAAGCGACAACAGAACAGATATATTCCAGCTTGGAATTTTATTCTACGAACTTATGACAGGCTCACTCCCCTTTTCAGGAGAAGGTATAGGAGAGTTCAGCAATGCGATTATTAATGACAACCCTAAAAAACCATCACAAATAAATCCGGAAGCAAAAAAGTTTGACAGGATTATTTTAAAATGCCTTCATAAAAATCCTGATGAGCGTTATCAGACAATAAATGATCTGATAAGAGATCTTGATAAATTAAAATAA
- a CDS encoding glutamine amidotransferase-related protein, producing the protein MILIIDLCRKPDSLSKTEFVNPVAEIVDSCGVIFKIMHYKEISCEDINKADGAILCGTALKDNEFLNDIKLFDWIKTINIPVMGVCAGIQVISGVFGGKVVKDKKIGMTKVSCVADDPVISKKEEFEAYELHNYSVTVPDCFIEIARSDDGIQAIKHKEKSVYGVVFHPEVRNEWVLKNFIISLI; encoded by the coding sequence ATGATTCTGATAATAGATTTGTGCCGAAAACCGGATTCTTTGTCAAAAACGGAATTTGTGAACCCCGTTGCTGAGATTGTGGATTCATGCGGTGTAATTTTTAAAATTATGCATTATAAAGAGATCTCATGTGAGGATATAAATAAAGCAGATGGGGCTATTTTGTGTGGGACGGCTCTTAAAGACAATGAATTTTTAAATGATATCAAATTGTTCGACTGGATAAAAACAATAAATATTCCTGTAATGGGTGTTTGTGCGGGGATACAGGTAATATCCGGAGTTTTTGGAGGTAAAGTTGTCAAAGACAAAAAAATAGGAATGACAAAAGTATCCTGTGTTGCAGATGATCCGGTTATTTCTAAAAAAGAGGAATTTGAGGCATATGAACTCCATAATTATTCAGTAACTGTTCCGGATTGTTTTATTGAAATTGCAAGGTCGGATGATGGTATTCAGGCGATAAAACATAAAGAAAAATCTGTTTATGGTGTTGTTTTCCATCCCGAAGTCCGAAATGAGTGGGTTTTAAAAAATTTTATTATCTCTTTAATCTGA
- a CDS encoding diphthine--ammonia ligase has protein sequence MKLGVLFSGGKDSVFACRMAMAKEEVSCLITILSKNKESYMFHTPNVNLSALQAEAANIPLVEVETNGEKEKELDDLKTAILVAKEKYGIEGIVTGAIMSVYQASRVQRICSELDLWCFNPLWYVNQKKYMEEIISSGFKVMITGVFSYPFDETWLGRTIDEKTLSELERISEKCRITLTGEGGEFETFVYDAPFFSKKIVIDEYLASCRNYNGTFNIIGAHLEEK, from the coding sequence ATGAAGCTGGGTGTACTTTTTTCCGGAGGGAAGGATTCGGTTTTTGCATGCCGGATGGCGATGGCAAAAGAGGAAGTTTCCTGTCTGATTACTATTCTTTCAAAAAATAAGGAAAGTTATATGTTTCACACCCCTAATGTGAACCTTTCTGCCCTTCAGGCAGAGGCGGCAAACATTCCTCTTGTTGAAGTTGAAACAAATGGTGAGAAAGAAAAGGAACTTGATGATCTTAAAACCGCAATTCTGGTTGCCAAAGAAAAATACGGAATTGAAGGTATTGTTACAGGCGCGATAATGTCTGTTTACCAGGCATCCCGTGTACAGCGGATATGCAGTGAACTTGATTTGTGGTGTTTTAATCCGCTCTGGTATGTCAATCAGAAAAAGTATATGGAAGAGATAATTTCTTCCGGATTTAAGGTTATGATAACCGGCGTATTTTCTTATCCTTTTGATGAAACCTGGCTTGGAAGGACGATTGATGAAAAAACCCTTTCTGAGCTTGAAAGGATTTCTGAAAAATGCAGGATTACACTGACCGGAGAAGGCGGTGAATTTGAAACATTTGTTTACGATGCACCTTTTTTTAGTAAAAAAATTGTAATTGATGAATATCTGGCGTCATGCAGAAATTATAACGGGACTTTTAATATTATTGGGGCACATCTGGAGGAAAAATGA
- the budA gene encoding acetolactate decarboxylase: MQKQYLLGFGAAVAVIFFVSAVITFNPSGVPDEDRICQVSTLENLIEGNYNGTVSYGAIMNMGDTGLGTFDHLDGEMVAAGGEYFQIKSDGSVTLVDSKETSPFAEVTRFNPDSVFEIRDSMNFSEIKNLMQENLTLNNRICTIRIDGKYSEVKARSVARQEMPYVPLSEALSMSENIFEAKEITGTATGFWHPDYMSGLNAQGFHLHFIDEKREFGGHIIDFTFETGFISLDYSDEFLLIMPEENKIYNNN; the protein is encoded by the coding sequence ATGCAAAAACAGTACCTCCTTGGCTTTGGTGCAGCGGTGGCAGTGATTTTTTTTGTATCTGCTGTAATTACATTTAATCCGTCGGGAGTACCGGATGAGGACAGAATCTGTCAGGTTTCAACTCTTGAAAATCTGATTGAAGGAAATTACAACGGTACTGTTTCATACGGCGCTATTATGAATATGGGCGATACAGGTCTTGGAACATTTGATCATCTTGACGGGGAGATGGTTGCAGCAGGCGGGGAATATTTTCAGATAAAAAGTGATGGGAGTGTTACCCTGGTTGATTCAAAAGAGACATCTCCTTTTGCAGAGGTTACCCGTTTTAATCCTGATTCTGTTTTTGAGATAAGAGATTCAATGAATTTTTCAGAGATAAAAAATCTTATGCAGGAAAATCTCACATTGAATAACAGGATTTGCACAATAAGAATAGATGGGAAATATTCGGAAGTTAAGGCCAGAAGTGTTGCCCGTCAGGAGATGCCTTATGTGCCTTTAAGTGAGGCATTAAGCATGAGTGAAAATATTTTTGAAGCAAAGGAAATTACAGGTACGGCAACCGGCTTTTGGCATCCTGATTATATGTCGGGTTTAAATGCTCAGGGTTTTCATCTTCATTTTATTGATGAAAAAAGAGAATTCGGAGGTCATATAATTGACTTTACTTTTGAGACAGGTTTTATTTCTCTTGACTATTCGGATGAATTTCTGTTGATTATGCCTGAAGAGAATAAGATTTACAATAATAACTGA
- a CDS encoding YgiQ family radical SAM protein has product MFLPTSKKEMDKMGWDACDVIIVTPDAYVDHPSFAMAILGRFLEKNGYKVGILSQPKWKEPKNFLELGIPRIAFAVSGGQMDSMVLNYTATNIPRKEDLFCENKNPFFSQKGDLKKYRIRPDRCINVYCSQIRSVSKNVPIIIGGIEASLRRIAHYDYWTNKIRRSVLFDSKADILIYGMGEYPLLRTIEKLESGITIDELDVESTGIIIKNIDGFSDVVTLPSFEEVKSQKSEFAKAQNLFEKNGDNKYLAQMQDSRYYFQNPRMNITQKELDFIYDTDFERCPHPRFENVPAFEMIKTSVNSHRGCYGDCSFCAIASHQGKSVISRSRESVIKEIRKIASQPDFKGTISDIGGPSANMYASSCSVGGCTEHNCLKDGYGCKNLISGTDEYLSLLIDAGNIGRVKHVFINSGIRFDPAILDETFLCEILKNNISGQMKVAPESGSDKVLGYMNKPSKEVFEKFLKTFNKIKKEEGIRKFVIPYIITGHPGEDDIEAEKTKNFLDKNNLRGKQFQVFTPTPMTRSTAMYYLGYDPKSGEPVHSEKNQKRLNSRKMAMIDK; this is encoded by the coding sequence GCCTGATGCCTATGTTGACCATCCGTCTTTTGCAATGGCTATACTGGGCAGGTTTTTAGAAAAAAACGGATATAAAGTGGGAATTCTGTCCCAGCCCAAATGGAAGGAACCAAAAAATTTCCTTGAGCTTGGAATTCCAAGAATAGCATTTGCGGTTTCAGGCGGTCAGATGGATTCTATGGTTTTAAACTATACTGCCACCAATATTCCCCGAAAAGAAGACTTATTTTGTGAGAATAAAAATCCGTTTTTTTCACAAAAAGGGGATTTGAAAAAATACCGGATTCGCCCTGACAGATGCATAAATGTATATTGCAGTCAGATACGCTCTGTCTCAAAAAATGTCCCAATAATTATCGGAGGTATTGAGGCATCCTTGAGGCGTATCGCCCATTATGATTACTGGACCAATAAAATAAGGCGAAGTGTATTATTTGATTCAAAAGCTGATATTCTCATTTACGGGATGGGTGAATATCCTTTACTGAGAACTATAGAAAAACTGGAATCAGGAATTACCATAGATGAACTTGATGTGGAAAGTACCGGGATAATTATAAAAAATATTGATGGTTTTAGTGATGTTGTCACACTTCCCTCATTTGAAGAAGTAAAATCTCAAAAATCCGAGTTTGCAAAAGCCCAAAATTTGTTTGAGAAAAACGGGGACAATAAATATCTCGCACAGATGCAGGATTCAAGATATTATTTTCAGAATCCACGTATGAATATTACACAAAAGGAACTGGATTTCATATATGATACAGATTTTGAAAGATGTCCTCATCCGCGATTTGAAAATGTTCCGGCATTTGAAATGATAAAAACTTCAGTTAATTCGCATAGAGGATGTTATGGAGACTGTTCATTTTGTGCCATAGCTTCTCATCAGGGAAAATCCGTTATTTCAAGAAGCCGTGAGTCTGTAATTAAAGAAATCAGGAAAATTGCCTCACAACCTGATTTTAAGGGAACAATTTCAGATATCGGGGGACCTTCTGCAAACATGTATGCATCTTCATGTAGTGTGGGGGGTTGCACTGAACATAACTGCCTGAAAGATGGTTACGGGTGTAAAAATCTGATTTCCGGAACGGACGAATATCTCTCATTATTAATTGATGCAGGGAATATCGGGCGTGTAAAACATGTCTTTATAAATTCCGGCATTCGTTTTGATCCGGCTATTCTTGATGAAACGTTTCTGTGTGAAATTCTCAAAAACAATATATCTGGTCAGATGAAGGTTGCACCTGAGTCCGGCTCGGATAAAGTACTGGGTTACATGAATAAACCCTCAAAAGAGGTTTTTGAAAAATTCCTGAAGACGTTTAATAAAATAAAAAAAGAAGAGGGTATAAGAAAATTTGTAATTCCCTACATAATTACAGGCCATCCTGGTGAGGATGACATAGAGGCAGAAAAAACAAAGAATTTCCTGGATAAAAATAATCTTAGGGGGAAGCAGTTTCAGGTATTTACACCCACACCGATGACACGTTCAACTGCAATGTATTATCTTGGATATGATCCAAAAAGCGGTGAACCTGTTCATTCTGAAAAAAATCAAAAGCGTCTGAACAGCAGAAAGATGGCTATGATTGATAAATAA